A region of Streptomyces sp. NBC_01788 DNA encodes the following proteins:
- a CDS encoding sodium:calcium antiporter encodes MTSILIFAAGVALLIYSAEKLITYLVGAARGLAISLFLLAIVFTGIEFDDLAFGVVLNVEGLEDVALGVVFGTVISLSGLVLAIAALVAPCRVEIPKDYIALFAVAPLILIVPALLGELGTVFAIVLVLLFVLFVAYIAYRESRRAVPTFRSTEVLEAVDSPELVGVAAGTAGGAGGGAGDRDQGSGGLYETGQVGAAKSANRPGWMLLVLALLALTGIVVGAWIMTKGTEGILENFAISGTVFGATIATLVLSLEDIFLTAEPARRGAPAIGVGNVIGSVVFSVTAKVGIIALAGGALVITPEIFSWHLPALVAINGFAAYALLTGHLRRWHGAVLLVAYIAYWAISFSVFGLVPVDDAPGSDDDARRPGIEAPAVPGAAAHARPVSLGWQ; translated from the coding sequence ATGACGTCCATTCTCATCTTCGCCGCCGGAGTGGCGCTGCTGATCTACAGTGCCGAGAAGCTGATCACCTACCTGGTCGGCGCCGCGCGCGGCCTGGCGATCTCGTTGTTCCTGCTGGCCATCGTGTTCACCGGGATCGAGTTCGACGACCTCGCGTTCGGTGTGGTGCTCAACGTCGAGGGCCTGGAGGACGTCGCGCTCGGCGTCGTCTTCGGAACCGTCATCTCGCTGTCGGGCCTGGTGCTCGCGATCGCCGCCCTCGTCGCGCCCTGCCGGGTGGAGATCCCCAAGGACTACATCGCGTTGTTCGCGGTCGCTCCGTTGATCCTGATCGTGCCGGCACTGCTCGGCGAGTTGGGGACCGTCTTCGCGATCGTTCTCGTCCTGCTGTTCGTGCTGTTCGTCGCCTACATCGCCTACCGCGAGTCCCGCCGGGCGGTGCCGACGTTCAGAAGCACGGAAGTACTCGAAGCGGTGGACAGTCCCGAACTCGTCGGCGTCGCCGCCGGGACGGCCGGGGGCGCGGGTGGTGGTGCCGGGGACCGGGACCAAGGCTCCGGTGGCCTCTACGAGACCGGCCAGGTCGGCGCGGCGAAGTCGGCCAACCGGCCGGGATGGATGCTGCTCGTACTGGCGCTCCTTGCGCTGACCGGGATCGTCGTCGGCGCCTGGATCATGACGAAGGGAACCGAGGGCATCCTGGAGAACTTCGCGATCAGCGGCACTGTCTTCGGGGCGACGATCGCGACACTGGTGCTGTCCCTGGAGGACATCTTCCTGACCGCGGAGCCGGCCCGGCGGGGCGCGCCCGCGATCGGTGTCGGCAACGTCATCGGCAGCGTCGTGTTCTCGGTGACCGCGAAGGTGGGCATCATCGCCCTGGCCGGCGGCGCGCTCGTGATCACCCCGGAAATCTTCAGCTGGCACCTGCCGGCCCTCGTGGCGATCAACGGGTTCGCCGCCTACGCACTTCTCACCGGGCACCTCAGGCGCTGGCACGGCGCGGTGCTCCTTGTGGCCTACATCGCCTACTGGGCCATCAGCTTCTCCGTGTTCGGGCTGGTTCCCGTCGACGACGCCCCGGGCTCCGACGACGACGCGCGGCGACCGGGCATCGAGGCACCCGCGGTCCCGGGCGCGGCCGCCCATGCCCGCCCCGTATCACTCGGTTGGCAATAG
- a CDS encoding EF-hand domain-containing protein, which translates to MTTSVQLDRIKTRFDSWDVNGDGRIDRADFDAESKRILRAFGEAPGSPRSRVLSDAYLGMWNFFAGKAGIDKENGRLTPEQFHDIVKEHVLENGGTDFGKAIKPTVQAMIELADVDDDDQISPTEFKTWLDAMGVENIDPADAFRQMQTNGDDQLSADELVQAVRAYHRGEIDVPLLGH; encoded by the coding sequence ATGACCACCTCCGTGCAGCTCGACCGCATCAAGACGCGCTTCGACAGCTGGGACGTGAACGGCGACGGCCGCATCGACAGGGCCGACTTCGACGCCGAGTCCAAGCGCATCCTGCGGGCCTTCGGCGAAGCTCCCGGCTCCCCGAGAAGCCGCGTGCTGAGCGACGCCTACCTGGGCATGTGGAACTTCTTCGCCGGAAAGGCCGGGATCGACAAGGAGAACGGCCGGCTGACCCCCGAGCAGTTCCACGACATCGTCAAGGAACACGTCCTGGAGAACGGCGGCACGGACTTCGGGAAGGCCATCAAGCCGACCGTCCAGGCCATGATCGAGCTGGCGGACGTGGATGACGACGACCAGATCAGCCCCACCGAGTTCAAGACCTGGCTGGACGCCATGGGGGTCGAGAACATCGACCCGGCCGACGCGTTCCGCCAGATGCAGACCAACGGCGACGACCAGCTCTCCGCCGACGAACTGGTCCAGGCCGTCCGCGCCTACCACAGGGGCGAGATCGACGTCCCCCTGCTCGGACACTGA
- a CDS encoding type II toxin-antitoxin system VapC family toxin, which produces MSGTLVLDCEGLSKLVRRSPELTEWLAAAEAEDIRVITSSVTLVEARDPKINQARFDYAASRVNILPPTEAIARHASKLFAAAGLHGHKHALDALVAATALASPSPVTVLTSDPEDLHMLCGPGVHTIKI; this is translated from the coding sequence GTGAGCGGCACCCTCGTCCTGGACTGCGAGGGCCTGTCCAAACTCGTACGCCGCTCACCCGAGCTCACCGAGTGGCTGGCTGCGGCCGAGGCAGAGGACATCCGCGTCATCACCAGCTCCGTCACCCTCGTTGAAGCCCGTGACCCCAAGATCAACCAGGCCCGCTTCGACTACGCCGCCTCGCGCGTCAACATCCTCCCGCCCACCGAAGCCATCGCCCGCCACGCGAGCAAGCTGTTCGCGGCAGCCGGCCTGCACGGCCACAAACACGCCCTCGACGCCCTCGTGGCTGCCACCGCACTGGCCTCCCCCTCCCCAGTGACCGTCCTGACGTCAGATCCCGAGGACCTCCACATGCTGTGCGGCCCCGGCGTCCACACCATCAAGATCTGA
- a CDS encoding Uma2 family endonuclease yields MTAEMVAPAWMHEQITAEEYESWSEEQCAGIEIVDGMVVVSPSASKRHNRLARILANALDAAAGPDWNADTDFDVRLQDVPLTNRRPDIVVYRADTIDVTPTRPEHVLLVAEVVSPGSETTDRVVKVDQYAKAGIGFYWRIEQAATGVPLVYTYVLDPATKTYRDGDVFTGVLKVTAPFPVQIDLGQI; encoded by the coding sequence ATGACGGCCGAGATGGTGGCCCCGGCGTGGATGCACGAGCAGATCACGGCGGAGGAGTACGAGTCCTGGTCCGAGGAGCAGTGCGCCGGCATCGAGATCGTTGACGGGATGGTCGTCGTGAGCCCGAGTGCGTCCAAGCGGCACAACCGGCTGGCCCGGATCCTGGCAAACGCCCTGGATGCCGCCGCGGGGCCGGACTGGAACGCGGACACGGACTTCGACGTCCGGCTCCAGGACGTCCCGCTGACCAATCGCCGCCCGGACATCGTGGTGTACCGCGCGGACACGATCGACGTCACGCCCACCCGGCCCGAGCACGTACTGCTGGTGGCGGAGGTGGTATCACCGGGCTCGGAGACCACCGACCGGGTCGTGAAGGTCGACCAGTACGCCAAGGCAGGCATCGGCTTCTACTGGCGGATTGAGCAGGCCGCGACAGGTGTTCCTCTGGTGTATACCTACGTGCTCGACCCTGCGACGAAGACCTACCGGGACGGGGACGTGTTCACCGGCGTCCTCAAGGTCACGGCCCCCTTCCCGGTGCAGATCGACCTCGGGCAGATCTGA
- a CDS encoding Pr6Pr family membrane protein, translating to MAAETPELPEVPEIPPTPFIPRDIPELPVIPGIVKLMPSSFVPPAAVMGPTRHLGAAVCRLLTAAAIVAAVAVELHLGSPARVLSAFAIQSSILLALVLCLSARRAWTARRPLPAWLTGATVLYAVITAVVHHALLTRTSPAFSITGEPGIHPLWQRTATVILLTAAPIAALLDWLLLTEPDRLHLHQAAPWLLFPLAYLTFSLTRGELLPADTPDRYLHPFLDVSQHGYKHVLASALLLGLAFYALALLLVAVDHTRPNPIRRRAKTGFHLWPPVG from the coding sequence ATGGCCGCCGAGACCCCCGAACTGCCCGAGGTGCCGGAGATACCTCCGACGCCTTTCATACCTCGGGACATACCGGAGCTCCCCGTGATCCCGGGCATCGTCAAGCTGATGCCCTCCTCCTTCGTCCCCCCGGCCGCCGTCATGGGGCCCACCCGCCATCTCGGGGCGGCGGTCTGCCGCCTCCTCACCGCCGCGGCGATCGTGGCCGCGGTGGCCGTGGAACTGCACCTCGGCTCCCCGGCCCGCGTCCTGAGCGCGTTCGCGATCCAGAGCAGCATCCTTCTCGCCCTGGTCCTCTGCCTCTCGGCCCGCAGGGCCTGGACGGCCCGCCGGCCGCTGCCGGCCTGGCTGACCGGAGCGACCGTCCTCTACGCCGTGATCACGGCTGTCGTGCACCACGCGCTGCTGACCCGGACCTCGCCGGCTTTCTCGATCACGGGCGAGCCCGGCATCCATCCGCTCTGGCAGAGGACGGCCACCGTGATCCTGCTGACGGCGGCCCCGATCGCCGCCCTCCTGGACTGGCTCCTGCTCACCGAGCCCGACCGCCTCCACCTGCACCAGGCCGCGCCGTGGCTGCTCTTCCCCCTGGCCTACCTGACCTTCTCCCTCACCCGCGGCGAACTGCTCCCCGCCGACACCCCCGACCGCTATCTGCACCCCTTCCTGGACGTCTCCCAGCACGGCTACAAGCACGTCCTGGCCAGCGCCCTCCTCCTGGGCCTCGCCTTCTACGCCCTGGCTCTCCTCCTCGTGGCCGTCGACCACACCCGCCCGAACCCCATCCGCCGCCGCGCCAAAACCGGATTTCACCTCTGGCCACCAGTGGGCTAA